The following are encoded together in the bacterium genome:
- a CDS encoding alcohol dehydrogenase catalytic domain-containing protein has protein sequence MRAVVATGPGTLDTVDVPCRSEKDTVAVRLERAGICGTDLKILDGAMPTRYPRILGHEVVGTVERTPSGARLSAGTRVLVNPSVNCDACYLCENGQTHLCRRGGLLGRDFDGVFAETIGVPERFLHAVPEEIALDDTGLLQVLGTVVHSQESVPVSSETLAVVVGLGVSGLLHLQLLRARGAGRVIGVTRSRRKLDLARSLGAHAVATPDEAVAAVTEISDGRGADLVVEAVGTEATVLQAIELCGYGGHVVVYGTVTGRGGKLPFYQLYLKELTLHFPRAARPADYNTSIRMAEQGRMELAPLITARFPLEQASAAFAAARSGNHLKVLLTR, from the coding sequence GTGAGGGCGGTCGTTGCCACGGGGCCCGGAACGCTCGATACAGTGGATGTTCCCTGCCGGAGCGAGAAGGATACGGTGGCGGTCCGGCTCGAGCGGGCGGGGATTTGCGGGACCGACCTGAAGATCCTGGATGGCGCCATGCCCACCCGCTATCCCCGGATCCTCGGCCATGAGGTGGTGGGAACCGTAGAGCGGACCCCATCCGGAGCGCGGCTCTCTGCTGGAACCAGGGTGCTCGTGAATCCGAGCGTGAACTGCGACGCCTGCTACCTGTGCGAGAACGGCCAGACGCATCTCTGCCGCCGCGGTGGGCTGCTGGGGCGGGATTTCGACGGTGTGTTCGCGGAGACCATCGGGGTCCCGGAACGATTCCTCCATGCGGTGCCCGAAGAAATCGCCCTGGACGACACCGGACTCCTGCAGGTCCTGGGCACGGTCGTCCACTCCCAGGAGAGCGTCCCGGTCTCGTCAGAGACGCTGGCGGTGGTGGTCGGCCTGGGAGTGTCCGGTCTCCTGCACCTCCAGTTGCTGAGAGCAAGAGGTGCGGGCCGTGTCATCGGAGTCACCCGGTCGCGACGGAAGCTGGATCTGGCCAGAAGTCTGGGCGCTCATGCCGTGGCCACCCCGGACGAGGCGGTCGCGGCGGTGACCGAGATATCAGATGGCAGGGGCGCCGATCTGGTGGTGGAGGCTGTGGGAACCGAGGCCACGGTTCTCCAGGCGATCGAGCTATGCGGGTACGGCGGCCATGTGGTCGTCTATGGCACGGTGACCGGTAGAGGGGGAAAGCTGCCGTTCTACCAGCTGTACCTCAAGGAGCTCACCTTGCATTTCCCGAGAGCCGCCCGGCCTGCCGACTACAACACCTCCATCCGCATGGCGGAGCAGGGCCGGATGGAACTCGCCCCGCTGATCACCGCCCGCTTCCCCTTGGAGCAAGCCTCCGCCGCCTTCGCCGCAGCCAGGAGCGGGAACCACCTCAAGGTCCTCCTGACGCGCTAG
- a CDS encoding CoA ester lyase — translation MPAIDAVRSMLFAPGDRPDLIIKAARSDADAVIVDLEDAVAAGAKDAARANLAAWPGPDSALPHFVRINGFGSEAMWKDLVAAVEAGAEGVIIPKAANREVMLKACGALSGLEAAAGRPEGSITLIPMIETAQGVLNAVEILDGCRRVQAVMFGSGEQGDLVADLGVEWEPAGTGLAYARSRVLLAARAAGIPHPIDGVFMDYRDQEALRTESRLARRSGYVAKLAIHPAQVEVINEVFTPTPDEVARHRAALEAFDRAEAEGTGSVAVDGRMVDRAVARTARAVLARARSSSRLP, via the coding sequence ATGCCGGCTATCGATGCGGTCCGTTCCATGCTCTTCGCCCCTGGGGACCGCCCGGATCTGATCATCAAGGCCGCGAGGTCGGACGCTGACGCGGTGATCGTCGACCTGGAGGATGCTGTGGCCGCCGGCGCCAAGGACGCCGCCCGCGCCAACCTCGCCGCCTGGCCCGGGCCCGACAGCGCCCTCCCCCACTTCGTTCGCATCAACGGCTTCGGCTCGGAGGCGATGTGGAAGGACCTGGTGGCCGCCGTAGAGGCAGGAGCCGAAGGCGTGATCATTCCAAAGGCCGCCAACAGGGAGGTCATGCTCAAGGCGTGCGGCGCCCTGAGCGGGCTGGAGGCAGCAGCCGGACGGCCTGAGGGCTCGATCACCCTCATACCGATGATCGAGACCGCGCAGGGAGTGCTGAACGCGGTCGAGATCCTGGATGGCTGCCGGCGCGTCCAGGCGGTCATGTTCGGTAGCGGCGAGCAGGGCGACCTGGTGGCCGATCTCGGAGTGGAGTGGGAACCGGCGGGAACGGGCCTGGCCTATGCCCGATCCCGCGTGCTCCTCGCCGCGAGAGCAGCCGGCATCCCGCATCCGATAGACGGCGTGTTCATGGACTACCGCGATCAGGAGGCGCTACGCACCGAGAGTCGGCTGGCCCGCCGCTCGGGGTACGTAGCCAAACTCGCCATCCATCCCGCTCAGGTGGAGGTGATCAACGAGGTCTTCACGCCCACTCCCGACGAGGTAGCCCGCCATCGTGCGGCCCTGGAGGCGTTCGACCGGGCCGAAGCAGAGGGGACGGGCTCGGTGGCC
- a CDS encoding PEP-utilizing enzyme — protein MPRAARLVWLDDAEARNAALVGAKAARLAEARRQGLPVLDGFVVPVAASAAAVGKGVAVLGSRRNSGAARTAVFGHGAASLASELASAAGKVGESLVVRSSSRAEAEGIWAGAFATYVGLRPDEVAVGVIGCWASIFNPEALRRAEIAGMEPGDIGMGVLVQPELAPACGGTATAGETGKVTVVVTPGHPGAIRAGRQPGEVAVVAGDGTVQAGDGSRWNSDLGRVALLARQASERLGCRHIEWAKGWNGDIYLLQAQPAARVREGAVTPPAPRPLGGGDPYLRRLVRMMVRYPGPVGERWVWPWAIGIDLPDPIADEGASRAPAEIAADLRRGAAALTAQRWSGIGSDAPMERAWSALGRGDPSSLLDLIQRSGPVDPAEAASQVRRLAELAVSLTGTGVIPSPGWMWYVDPGTLDEPERGPEGLSGRIGLSRWDPFIYGVAVSQGNSISGRPAASGWGAGRLISVRTADDAARLSPRSVIAARQPIGNLAPLLWNAAGLITSDGGPGAHLFEVAEWLGVPAVCGADIEAWAEAGSRCSGREEDLVVAVDGSRGRVHALPAS, from the coding sequence ATGCCCCGGGCAGCCCGGTTGGTGTGGCTCGACGACGCCGAGGCAAGGAACGCCGCTCTGGTCGGCGCCAAGGCAGCCCGGCTTGCAGAGGCTCGGAGGCAGGGCTTGCCGGTTCTCGACGGTTTCGTGGTGCCGGTGGCTGCGTCCGCCGCCGCCGTCGGAAAAGGGGTTGCCGTGCTCGGGTCCCGGCGCAACTCCGGAGCAGCCCGAACCGCCGTCTTCGGCCACGGGGCCGCAAGCCTCGCCTCGGAACTTGCCTCGGCCGCCGGGAAGGTGGGAGAGAGCCTGGTGGTGCGATCCTCCAGCCGCGCCGAGGCCGAGGGGATCTGGGCTGGCGCCTTCGCAACCTATGTGGGCCTCCGACCCGACGAGGTGGCCGTCGGGGTGATCGGGTGCTGGGCATCCATCTTCAACCCGGAGGCCTTGAGGAGGGCGGAGATCGCCGGCATGGAGCCGGGCGACATCGGGATGGGGGTCCTCGTACAGCCTGAACTGGCGCCCGCCTGCGGCGGGACCGCCACGGCGGGAGAGACGGGCAAGGTCACGGTGGTGGTGACGCCGGGACACCCGGGAGCCATCCGCGCCGGCCGGCAGCCGGGCGAGGTGGCGGTGGTAGCCGGAGACGGCACGGTCCAAGCCGGGGACGGCTCCCGGTGGAACTCCGACCTGGGCCGCGTCGCCCTCCTGGCGCGGCAGGCGAGCGAGCGACTGGGTTGTCGCCACATCGAGTGGGCGAAGGGCTGGAACGGCGACATCTACCTGCTCCAGGCACAGCCGGCGGCTCGCGTCCGAGAGGGGGCCGTTACGCCGCCGGCGCCCCGACCGTTGGGAGGAGGAGACCCGTACCTCCGCCGCCTGGTCCGGATGATGGTCCGCTATCCGGGCCCGGTGGGCGAACGCTGGGTCTGGCCATGGGCGATCGGCATCGATCTCCCTGATCCCATCGCTGATGAGGGCGCGTCCAGAGCCCCTGCGGAGATTGCCGCCGACCTACGCCGGGGTGCGGCCGCACTCACAGCACAACGCTGGAGTGGGATCGGGAGCGACGCTCCCATGGAACGAGCCTGGTCAGCCCTCGGCCGGGGTGATCCGTCGTCGCTCCTAGACCTCATCCAGCGCTCCGGACCGGTCGATCCTGCCGAGGCGGCGTCACAGGTCCGGAGGCTGGCGGAACTGGCAGTGTCCCTCACCGGCACGGGAGTGATCCCGTCTCCGGGGTGGATGTGGTATGTGGACCCCGGCACCCTTGACGAACCGGAACGCGGGCCGGAAGGACTGAGCGGGCGGATCGGTCTCTCCCGATGGGACCCGTTCATCTACGGCGTCGCCGTTTCCCAGGGCAACAGCATCTCCGGCCGTCCTGCGGCATCGGGATGGGGCGCGGGGCGCCTCATATCCGTCCGAACCGCAGACGATGCCGCCCGGCTCAGCCCAAGGAGCGTGATCGCGGCACGCCAACCCATCGGCAATCTGGCGCCCCTGCTATGGAATGCGGCGGGTCTCATCACCTCCGACGGCGGTCCCGGCGCCCATCTCTTCGAAGTCGCTGAGTGGCTCGGGGTCCCTGCCGTGTGCGGGGCGGACATCGAAGCGTGGGCCGAGGCTGGATCCCGATGTTCGGGTCGGGAAGAGGATCTGGTCGTGGCTGTGGACGGAAGCCGCGGTCGCGTGCACGCACTTCCGGCCTCTTGA
- a CDS encoding Xaa-Pro peptidase family protein yields MREAFGVLSTDWKEGINWDAVRKWRLARAHEAMKRHGLGAMLLFYDENMRYVSSTLTPGWNRLKPGLRYVVLIRDRPPIVYEQGDIGFHLEVHSPWIPKENIRYSYAWIKGAVGPASTQQVDKFTRSLISDLEAAGVKDEPLGVDFIDINLVQAFERHGIEWTDGMSPMMEARAIKSPDEVKAFSMVGSICDYIHYEITNFIKPGMTENQVAAFGFEKLYSIPGMEDVEDVIVSSGPNAWPNWRNFSDRMIRPGELVIVDLAALTWNGFKSCVYRTYCVGGRPTAEMQRVYDEAHGWLWDSIEATGPGVTTADVASKWPSAQEAWGYEEEDQAAANLWGHGLGLAQYDPPVISRIWSLDHPVEIQPGMTFALETQHGKLHEFGVRLEEMLYVTETGIEMVSTYKSHEIIVVD; encoded by the coding sequence ATGCGGGAGGCTTTCGGGGTCCTGAGCACGGACTGGAAGGAAGGCATCAACTGGGACGCGGTCCGCAAGTGGCGGTTGGCGCGGGCCCACGAGGCCATGAAGCGCCACGGCCTGGGCGCCATGCTCCTCTTCTACGACGAGAACATGCGCTACGTGTCGTCCACGCTCACCCCGGGGTGGAACCGCCTCAAGCCCGGACTCCGTTACGTGGTGCTGATAAGGGACCGGCCTCCGATCGTCTACGAGCAGGGTGACATCGGATTCCATCTGGAAGTACACAGTCCGTGGATCCCCAAGGAGAACATCCGGTACTCCTACGCCTGGATAAAGGGCGCGGTGGGCCCTGCCTCCACCCAGCAGGTCGACAAGTTCACTCGGTCCCTCATCAGCGATCTCGAGGCGGCCGGAGTCAAGGACGAGCCTCTGGGAGTCGACTTCATCGACATCAACCTGGTACAGGCCTTCGAGCGGCACGGGATCGAATGGACCGACGGAATGAGCCCGATGATGGAGGCCCGCGCCATCAAGAGCCCCGACGAGGTCAAGGCGTTCTCCATGGTGGGTTCGATCTGCGACTACATCCACTACGAGATCACCAACTTCATCAAGCCGGGAATGACCGAGAACCAGGTGGCGGCATTCGGGTTCGAGAAGCTGTACTCCATTCCGGGCATGGAGGACGTGGAAGACGTGATCGTGTCGTCCGGTCCCAATGCCTGGCCCAACTGGCGGAACTTCTCGGACCGGATGATCCGTCCCGGAGAACTGGTCATCGTCGACCTCGCCGCCCTCACCTGGAACGGGTTCAAGAGTTGCGTGTACCGGACCTACTGCGTGGGGGGCAGGCCGACCGCCGAGATGCAGCGGGTCTACGACGAGGCTCACGGATGGCTCTGGGATTCCATCGAGGCCACGGGACCGGGTGTCACCACCGCAGACGTCGCCTCCAAGTGGCCGAGCGCGCAGGAGGCCTGGGGATACGAGGAGGAAGACCAGGCTGCCGCCAACCTCTGGGGGCACGGGCTGGGCCTGGCCCAGTACGACCCACCGGTGATCTCACGCATCTGGTCGCTGGACCATCCCGTCGAGATCCAACCGGGCATGACCTTCGCCCTGGAAACCCAGCACGGAAAGCTCCACGAGTTCGGCGTTCGTCTGGAGGAGATGCTCTACGTGACGGAGACCGGAATCGAGATGGTCTCCACCTACAAGTCTCACGAGATCATCGTCGTGGACTGA